One Chanodichthys erythropterus isolate Z2021 chromosome 22, ASM2448905v1, whole genome shotgun sequence DNA window includes the following coding sequences:
- the cplx4a gene encoding complexin-4a: MAFLIKSMVGNPLKGMGLGGGEEKAEEETPKDPAAAAGMTREEYEEYQKQLVEEKMERDADFLHKKAERATLRVCLREKYRLPKSEQDENMLQMAGDDVDVPEELLKMVDEDATEEEEKDSILGQMQNLQNMDMDQLKEKASATLTEMKSKAEEKCSVM, from the exons ATGGCGTTTTTAATCAAAAGTATGGTTGGGAACCCACTGAAGGGAATGGGACTTGGAGGAGGAGAGGAAAAGGCTGAGGAGGAGACCCCCAAGGACCCTGCAGCGGCCGCCGGCATGACTAGAGAAGAATATGAGGAGTACCAGAAACAGCTAGTGGAGGAAAA AATGGAGCGAGATGCAGATTTCTTACACAAGAAAGCAGAGAGGGCGACTCTGAGGGTTTGTCTACGAGAAAAATACAGACTTCCTAAA AGTGAGCAGGACGAGAACATGCTCCAGATGGCAGGAGATGACGTGGACGTTCCCGAGGAGCTGCTGAAAATGGTGGATGAGGACGCcacagaggaggaggagaaggactCCATCCTGGGGCAGATGCAGAACTTACAGAACATGGACATGGATCAGTTAAAAGAGAAAGCCAGCGCTACACTGACAGAGATGAAGTCCAAGGCCGAGGAGAAGTGTTCTGTCATGTAG
- the rx3 gene encoding retinal homeobox protein Rx3 produces the protein MRLVGSQSQDMEERLSPSARLVRSPGSQTRIHSIESILGFKGENMFHPAFSYGSGKPVKDTEHLLSPKKDSKNSKNFEGVCRSAVMVSPDLPDADGGKFSDDENPKKKHRRNRTTFTTFQLHELERAFEKSHYPDVYSREELALKVNLPEVRVQVWFQNRRAKWRRQEKLEVSSIKLQESSMLSIPRSGPLSLGSALPLEPWLTGPISSSGSPLQSLPSFITPQQGVPASYTPPQFLSSSTLNHPLPHIGAVCPPPPAYQCSGFMDKFSLEEADPRNTSIASLRMKAKEHIQSIGKTW, from the exons ATGAGGCTTGTTGGATCACAGTCCCAAGACATGGAAGAGCGTCTTTCCCCCTCCGCGCGCTTGGTTCGCAGTCCTGGATCCCAAACGAGGATCCACAGCATTGAATCCATTTTGGGATTTAAAGGAGAGAATATGTTCCACCCGGCGTTTTCCTATGGATCAGGAAAGCCAGTCAAAGACACTGAGCACTTGTTGTCCCCCAAAAAGGACTCTAAGAACTCCAAGAACTTTGAAG GTGTCTGTAGATCTGCTGTCATGGTCAGTCCGGATCTACCGGATGCGGATGGTGGTAAATTTTCGGATGATGAAAATCCCAAGAAAAAGCACCGGCGGAACCGGACCACGTTCACCACATTTCAGCTGCACGAGCTCGAGAGGGCGTTTGAGAAGTCGCATTATCCTGACGTGTACAGCAGAGAGGAGCTCGCGCTCAAGGTCAACCTACCAGAGGTTCGAGTACAG GTGTGGTTCCAAAACCGCCGTGCAAAGTGGCGACGTCAAGAGAAACTGGAGGTGAGCTCCATCAAGCTGCAGGAGTCCTCCATGCTGTCCATCCCCAGATCAGGGCCACTGTCTCTGGGTAGCGCTCTGCCGTTGGAGCCCTGGCTTACCGGACCGATCTCTTCCTCCGGCTCTCCGCTGCAGTCCCTACCCAGCTTCATCACCCCTCAGCAGGGAGTACCAGCCAGCTACACCCCTCCACAGTTCCTCAGCTCATCCACGCTCAACCACCCTCTGCCCCATATAGGGGCGGTGTGCCCCCCTCCACCAGCGTATCAGTGCTCGGGGTTTATGGATAAATTTTCACTAGAAGAGGCAGACCCACGAAACACAAGTATCGCCTCACTAAGAATGAAAGCTAAGGAACACATCCAGTCTATAGGGAAGACGTGGTAG
- the grp gene encoding gastrin-releasing peptide has translation MGVMCLVWRYRLVVSMILVVVLCDVYASDAQPIGKVYPRGNHWAVGHLMGKKSTDEQVRPEESEGDDKTFMMTSGLQPERFNKHLLPPLLYALMRGRTEAESMQEQEGAEEISASKLLQRMLTNRRQWEEDHKRGRLIADLLKALRMQDDNES, from the exons ATGGGCGTTATGTGCCTCGTGTGGAGATACAGATTAGTCGTATCCATGATTCTGGTTGTTGTGCTCTGTGATGTGTATGCATCAGACGCACAACCAATTGGAAAAGTTTATCCACGCGGAAATCACTGGGCTGTTG GGCACTTAATGGGCAAGAAAAGCACAGATGAGCAGGTCAGACCAGAGGAATCAGAAGGCGATGACAAGACTTTTATGATGACCTCAGGTCTGCAGCCGGAAAGATTCAACAAACATCTCCTGCCGCCACTCCTGTATGCGCTCATGAGAGGACGCACAGAAGCAGAGAGCATGCAGGAGCAGGAGGGCGCAGAGGAGATCAGTGCTTCTAAACTGCTCCAGCGCATGCTGACAAATAGACGTCAGTGGGAGGAAGATCACAAGAGAGGCAGACTG ATTGCTGACTTGTTAAAGGCCTTAAGAATGCAGGATGACAACGAAAGCTGA